A window of the Henckelia pumila isolate YLH828 chromosome 3, ASM3356847v2, whole genome shotgun sequence genome harbors these coding sequences:
- the LOC140888400 gene encoding peroxidase 5-like produces MQKFILSCSVYAVPLKLQSPFRVGFYRQSCPPAEFIVQKYVSKFVRLNPGLAAGIIRLHFHDCFVRGCDASVLLDGPNSEKESIPNKGSLRGFEIIDAAKAELEIRCPGVVSCADILAFAARDSAWKVGNIYYQVPFGRRDGNVSLILDPLLNLPPPFFNATALRDNFARKGLTLDEMVTLSGAHSIGISHCTSFSTRLYPTVDPTLDPKYATFLKTICPPPVNGTTTVNPTTNLDSLTPKILDNKYYVGLKLNKGLFTSDQTLYNSPLTKKIVLNNAQYGYTWATKFAAAMVKMGKIDVLTGTDKGEIRTKCNLVN; encoded by the exons ATGcaaa AATTCATTTTATCTTGTTCGGTTTATGCGGTGCCGCTGAAGTTGCAGTCACCATTTAGGGTGGGATTTTACAGGCAGTCTTGTCCTCCGGCAGAATTCATAGTGCAGAAGTACGTGAGCAAATTCGTTAGGCTTAACCCTGGCCTTGCTGCTGGCATTATAAGGTTGCATTTCCACGATTGCTTCGTCCGG ggATGTGATGCTTCTGTGCTGTTGGATGGACCAAATTCCGAAAAGGAAAGCATCCCAAACAAGGGAAGCCTGCGGGGCTTCGAGATCATAGATGCCGCCAAAGCCGAACTGGAGATCCGATGCCCCGGCGTCGTTTCCTGTGCGGACATTCTCGCATTCGCAGCTCGTGATAGTGCATGGAAAGTGGGGAACATATACTACCAAGTCCCGTTCGGTCGGCGCGACGGGAACGTCTCCTTAATACTGGATCCCCTTCTGAACCTTCCCCCACCATTCTTCAATGCCACAGCTCTCAGAGACAACTTCGCCAGAAAAGGGCTGACCCTTGATGAAATGGTCACACTCTCCGGCGCTCACTCCATCGGCATTTCGCACTGCACTTCCTTCTCCACTCGTCTATACCCGACCGtcgacccgaccctagaccccaAGTATGCAACATTCTTGAAAACAATCTGTCCTCCCCCGGTTAATGGGACCACAACAGTAAACCCTACAACCAATCTTGATTCTTTGACCCCTAAGATTTTGGACAACAAGTACTACGTGGGTTTGAAGCTCAACAAGGGTCTTTTCACCTCGGACCAAACCTTGTATAACAGCCCTTTAACCAAGAAAATCGTGTTGAACAATGCTCAATATGGATACACATGGGCTACCAAGTTCGCCGCCGCCATGGTGAAGATGGGCAAAATCGACGTGCTCACCGGAACTGATAAGGGTGAGATCAGGACAAAATGCAATTTGGTGAactga
- the LOC140888401 gene encoding peroxidase 5-like yields MAKSKLLITFITLFILSCSVYAVPLKLQSPFRVGFYSQSCPPAEFIVQKYVSKFVRLNPGLAAGIIRLHFHDCFVRGCDASVLLDGPNSEKESIPNKGSLRGFEIIDAAKAELEIRCPGVVSCADILAFAARDSAWKVGNIYYQVPSGRRDGNVSLILDPLLNLPPPFFNATALRDNFARKGLTLDEMVTLSGAHSIGISHCTSFSTRLYPTVDPTLDPKYAAFLKTICPPPVNGTTTVNPTTNLDSLTPKILDNKYYVGLKLNKGLFTSDQTLYNSPLTKKIVLNNAQYGYTWATKFAAAMVKMGKIDVLTGTDKGEIRTKCNLVN; encoded by the exons ATGGCTAAAAGCAAATTACTGATCACATTTATCACATTATTCATTTTATCTTGTTCGGTTTATGCGGTGCCGCTGAAGTTGCAGTCACCATTTAGGGTGGGATTTTACAGTCAGTCTTGTCCTCCGGCAGAATTCATAGTGCAGAAGTACGTGAGCAAATTCGTTAGGCTTAACCCTGGCCTTGCTGCTGGCATTATAAGGTTGCATTTCCACGATTGCTTCGTCCGG ggATGTGATGCTTCTGTGCTGTTGGATGGACCAAATTCCGAAAAGGAAAGCATCCCAAACAAGGGAAGCCTGCGGGGCTTCGAGATCATAGATGCCGCCAAAGCCGAACTGGAGATCCGATGCCCCGGCGTCGTTTCCTGTGCGGACATTCTCGCATTCGCAGCTCGTGATAGTGCATGGAAAGTGGGGAACATATACTACCAAGTCCCGTCCGGTCGGCGCGACGGGAACGTCTCCTTAATACTGGATCCCCTTCTGAACCTTCCCCCACCATTCTTCAATGCCACAGCTCTCAGAGACAACTTCGCCAGAAAAGGGCTGACCCTTGATGAAATGGTCACACTCTCCGGCGCTCACTCCATCGGCATTTCGCACTGCACTTCCTTCTCCACTCGTCTATACCCGACCGtcgacccgaccctagaccccaAGTATGCAGCATTCTTGAAAACAATCTGTCCTCCCCCGGTTAATGGGACCACAACAGTAAACCCTACAACCAATCTTGATTCTTTGACCCCTAAGATTTTGGACAACAAGTACTACGTGGGTTTGAAGCTCAACAAGGGTCTTTTCACCTCGGACCAAACCTTGTATAACAGCCCTTTAACCAAGAAAATCGTGTTGAACAATGCTCAATATGGATACACATGGGCTACCAAGTTCGCCGCCGCCATGGTGAAGATGGGCAAAATCGACGTGCTCACCGGAACTGATAAGGGTGAGATCAGGACAAAATGCAATTTGGTGAactga